In a genomic window of Quercus lobata isolate SW786 chromosome 4, ValleyOak3.0 Primary Assembly, whole genome shotgun sequence:
- the LOC115985771 gene encoding uncharacterized protein LOC115985771: MGHSFFRKLLDDDLDEDEIIIKLLTGSTQQRKHRRYIERNHLAGHRRLYDDYFAEEPLYPPNLFRRRFRMRHSLFLRILSRVEAHEPYFTQKRNATKKLGLSPLQKMTAALRMLAYGVAADFMDEYVRIAETTAITSLKKFVAAVVAIFSEEYLRSPNNEDIARLLAHGQNRGFPGMLESIDCMHWKWKNFPTAWKGMYCGHIREPSIILEAVASYDLWIWHSFFGLPGSNNDINVLKRSHVFSELAQGRAPAVNYSINGDNYTMGYYLADGIYPQWSTFVKTIPRPLGAKRKLFAKA, from the coding sequence ATGGGTCATTCTTTTTTTCGTAAATTGCTTGATGATGACTTAGATGAAGATGAgataattataaaacttctcACGGGTTCGACACAACAACGTAAGCATCGTCGGTATATCGAACGTAATCATTTGGCAGGCCATAGAAGGCTTTATGATGACTACTTTGCCGAAGAACCTTTATATCCTCCCAACTTATTTCGAAGGAGATTTCGAATGAGACATTCTCTTTTTCTCCGAATCTTATCTAGGGTAGAAGCTCATGAACCTtactttacccaaaaaagaaatgctACCAAAAAGCTTGGTCTATCTCCCCTTCAAAAGATGACCGCTGCACTTAGGATGCTTGCTTATGGAGTAGCGGCTGATTTTATGGATGAATATGTGAGAATAGCAGAAACCACTGCAATAActagtttgaaaaaatttgttgcaGCAGTGGTTGCTATTTTTTCAGAGGAATACTTGAGGTCACCAAACAATGAAGACATCGCTAGATTGTTAGCCCATGGCCAAAACCGTGGATTTCCAGGCATGCTGGAAAGTATTGATTGCATGCATTGGAAATGGAAAAATTTTCCAACTGCATGGAAAGGGATGTATTGTGGTCATATTCGTGAGCCAAGTATTATTTTGGAAGCAGTGGCTTCATATGATCTTTGGATATGGCActcattttttgggttacctGGGTCAAACAATGATATTAATGTGTTGAAGCGGTCTCATGTATTTTCTGAGCTTGCACAAGGACGTGCTCCTGCAGTTAATTACTCAATTAATGGTGATAATTACACAATGGGATACTATCTTGCCGATGGCATATATCCACAATGGTCAACATTTGTGAAGACAATCCCAAGGCCACTAGgagcaaaaagaaaattatttgcaaaagcTTAG
- the LOC115985773 gene encoding uncharacterized protein LOC115985773: MDSRNYSSFTNLVRGNINLEDEIFDVSESSPLLVEDSPLNDEVATSKKKQARGVNFSAEEDKLLVAAWLNTSVDPVYGNEQHKTTFYGKVVKYFMDHKTDSTCSVASLTTRWGTINRETVKFVGYLAKIEAKNESGTTAHDKDYPKWASTMPSGDSRKEMPQTPDLIDQGVGVNGIMDFERPLGRKAEKSNRKRKDDGKDIATEYLKKKMKVLEEGCVFEKERVRIKVEKVRLQELKENERIMMLDTSGMNEDQKAFYDGLKKETLAKQRSSHSLG, from the exons ATGGACTCAAGGAATTATTCATCATTCACTAATCTCGTACGGGGGAATATTAATCTTGAGGATGAAATTTTCGATGTATCTGAAAGTAGTCCCCTGTTAGTCGAAGATTCTCCACTGAATGATGAAGTTGCCACTTCTAAGAAAAAACAAGCACGTGGTGTCAACTTCAGTGCTGAGGAAGATAAGCTGCTTGTAGCAGCATGGCTCAATACCAGTGTCGATCCTGTGTATGGTAATGAGCAACATAAAACAACATTTTATGGTAAAGTTGTGAAATACTTTATGGACCACAAGACTGATTCTACATGTAGTGTTGCATCCCTAACAACCCGATGGGGAACAATTAATAGGGAAACAGTTAAATTTGTTGGGTACTTAGCTAAAATTGAAGCAAAGAATGAAAGTGGAACCACGGCTCATGACAAG GATTATCCAAAGTGGGCATCTACTATGCCTAGTGGAGattcaagaaaagaaatgcCTCAAACTCCAGATTTAATAGATCAAGGAGTGGGGGTTAATGGCATTATGGATTTCGAGAGGCCACTAGGTAGAAAAGCTGAAAAGTCTAATCGAAAGAGGAAAGATGATGGGAAAGATATTGCAACggaatatttgaaaaagaaaatgaaagttcTTGAAGAAGGTTGTGTATTCGAAAAAGAGAGAGTACGTATCAAAGTGGAAAAGGTTCGCTTGCAAGAGTTGAAAGAGAATGAAAGAATTATGATGCTAGACACAAGTGGCATGAACGAAGACCAAAAAGCTTTTTATGATGGACTCAAAAAGGAAACCCTTGCAAAACAAAGATCAAGTCATTCGTTGGGTTGA
- the LOC115987524 gene encoding receptor-like protein 9DC3 isoform X1, whose product MPPCSALLHFNKSFSLHKSASDSQTSYPKTSSWRADKHCCNWDGVKCDKNTSHVVGLDLSSSWLMGHYHSNNTLFFLPNLRKLNLADNWFNRSLSPSEFGNFKSLTHLNLSLSVFAGQIPFEISQLSSLVSLDLNGLLLIKAPVWKRVIGNLTQLRELILDRTNMSSIRPNSLMNLSSSLTTLSLCECDLQGKLKNNILFLPNIQTLDLAANSDLEVSLPKSNWSCNSQKFLDLSSTNFLGELPSSIGNLKSLEHLDLSSINFSGELPSSIGNLKSLDHLDLSWTNFSGELPSPIGNLKSLEHLDLSSTNFSGELPSSIGNLKSLEYLDLSSTNFSGELPSSIGNLKSLEYLDLSSPNFLGELPSSIGNLKSLEHLDFSYCNFSGSIPAWLGNLTKLIYLDLSSNSFSGLLPSSLFNLSNLSTLHLSYNQLVGPLPSHLIVIVGVGVSIRPKISSTLDGRSV is encoded by the exons ATGCCACCATGCTCTGCTCTACTCCATTTTAATAAGTCTTTTTCTCTTCACAAATCTGCTTCTGACTCACAAACTTCTTATCCAAAAACATCCAGTTGGCGGGCGGATAAGCACTGTTGCAATTGGGATGGGGTCAAGTGTGACAAAAACACAAGCCATGTGGTTGGCCTGGACCTTAGTTCCAGCTGGCTTATGGGCCACTATCATTCCAACAATACCCTGTTTTTTCTTCCCAATCTCAGGAAGTTGAACCTCGCTGACAATTGGTTCAATCGCTCCCTAAGTCCTTCTGAGTTTGGCAACTTTAAGAGTTTGACTCATCTTAACCTTTCTCTTTCCGTATTTGCTGGCCAAATCCCGTTTGAAATCTCTCAGTTGTCTTCACTGGTTTCACTTGATCTTAATGGGCTATTATTAATCAAAGCTCCAGTATGGAAAAGAGTCATTGGTAACCTAACTCAGTTAAGGGAACTTATTCTGGATAGGACAAATATGTCCTCAATTAGACCTAATTCTTTGATGAATCTATCCTCCTCTTTGACAACTCTCAGTCTCTGTGAGTGTGACTTGCAgggaaaacttaaaaataacaTCCTCTTCCTTCCCAATATACAAACCCTTGATCTTGCAGCAAATTCAGACCTTGAAGTTTCTCTTCCAAAGTCTAATTGGAGCTGTAATTCCCAAAAGTTTTTAGATCTCTCTTCAACAAACTTTTTAGGAGAATTACCTAGTTCTATTGGCAATCTGAAGTCCTTGGAGCATTTGGATCTCTCTTCGATAAACTTTTCAGGAGAATTACCTAGTTCTATCGGCAATCTAAAGTCCTTAGATCATTTGGATCTCTCTTGGACAAACTTTTCAGGAGAATTACCTAGTCCTATCGGCAATTTGAAGTCCTTGGAGCATTTGGATCTCTCTTCGACAAACTTTTCAGGAGAATTACCTAGTTCTATAGGCAATCTGAAGTCCTTGGAGTATTTGGATCTCTCTTCGACAAACTTTTCAGGAGAATTACCTAGTTCTATCGGCAATCTGAAGTCCTTGGAGTATTTGGATCTCTCTTCGCCAAACTTTTTAGGAGAATTACCTAGTTCTATCGGCAATCTAAAGTCCTTGGAGCATTTGGATTTCTCTTATTGCAATTTTTCGGGGTCAATTCCAGCTTGGCTTGGGAACCTtacaaaacttatatatttagATCTGTCATCTAATAGTTTTAGCG GTTTGTTGCCGTCATCACTATTCAACTTGTCGAATCTCTCAACTTTACACCTTTCGTACAATCAACTTGTTGGTCCCCTTCCTAGTCAC TTAATTGTGATAGTTGGTGTTGGAGTCAGTATTAGGCCCAAAATTTCCTCCACCTTGGATGGGAGGTCAGTCTAG
- the LOC115987524 gene encoding receptor-like protein 9DC3 isoform X2 yields MPPCSALLHFNKSFSLHKSASDSQTSYPKTSSWRADKHCCNWDGVKCDKNTSHVVGLDLSSSWLMGHYHSNNTLFFLPNLRKLNLADNWFNRSLSPSEFGNFKSLTHLNLSLSVFAGQIPFEISQLSSLVSLDLNGLLLIKAPVWKRVIGNLTQLRELILDRTNMSSIRPNSLMNLSSSLTTLSLCECDLQGKLKNNILFLPNIQTLDLAANSDLEVSLPKSNWSCNSQKFLDLSSTNFLGELPSSIGNLKSLEHLDLSSINFSGELPSSIGNLKSLDHLDLSWTNFSGELPSPIGNLKSLEHLDLSSTNFSGELPSSIGNLKSLEYLDLSSTNFSGELPSSIGNLKSLEYLDLSSPNFLGELPSSIGNLKSLEHLDFSYCNFSGSIPAWLGNLTKLIYLDLSSNSFSGLLPSSLFNLSNLSTLHLSYNQLVGPLPSHLIVIVGVGVSIRPKISSTLDGRY; encoded by the exons ATGCCACCATGCTCTGCTCTACTCCATTTTAATAAGTCTTTTTCTCTTCACAAATCTGCTTCTGACTCACAAACTTCTTATCCAAAAACATCCAGTTGGCGGGCGGATAAGCACTGTTGCAATTGGGATGGGGTCAAGTGTGACAAAAACACAAGCCATGTGGTTGGCCTGGACCTTAGTTCCAGCTGGCTTATGGGCCACTATCATTCCAACAATACCCTGTTTTTTCTTCCCAATCTCAGGAAGTTGAACCTCGCTGACAATTGGTTCAATCGCTCCCTAAGTCCTTCTGAGTTTGGCAACTTTAAGAGTTTGACTCATCTTAACCTTTCTCTTTCCGTATTTGCTGGCCAAATCCCGTTTGAAATCTCTCAGTTGTCTTCACTGGTTTCACTTGATCTTAATGGGCTATTATTAATCAAAGCTCCAGTATGGAAAAGAGTCATTGGTAACCTAACTCAGTTAAGGGAACTTATTCTGGATAGGACAAATATGTCCTCAATTAGACCTAATTCTTTGATGAATCTATCCTCCTCTTTGACAACTCTCAGTCTCTGTGAGTGTGACTTGCAgggaaaacttaaaaataacaTCCTCTTCCTTCCCAATATACAAACCCTTGATCTTGCAGCAAATTCAGACCTTGAAGTTTCTCTTCCAAAGTCTAATTGGAGCTGTAATTCCCAAAAGTTTTTAGATCTCTCTTCAACAAACTTTTTAGGAGAATTACCTAGTTCTATTGGCAATCTGAAGTCCTTGGAGCATTTGGATCTCTCTTCGATAAACTTTTCAGGAGAATTACCTAGTTCTATCGGCAATCTAAAGTCCTTAGATCATTTGGATCTCTCTTGGACAAACTTTTCAGGAGAATTACCTAGTCCTATCGGCAATTTGAAGTCCTTGGAGCATTTGGATCTCTCTTCGACAAACTTTTCAGGAGAATTACCTAGTTCTATAGGCAATCTGAAGTCCTTGGAGTATTTGGATCTCTCTTCGACAAACTTTTCAGGAGAATTACCTAGTTCTATCGGCAATCTGAAGTCCTTGGAGTATTTGGATCTCTCTTCGCCAAACTTTTTAGGAGAATTACCTAGTTCTATCGGCAATCTAAAGTCCTTGGAGCATTTGGATTTCTCTTATTGCAATTTTTCGGGGTCAATTCCAGCTTGGCTTGGGAACCTtacaaaacttatatatttagATCTGTCATCTAATAGTTTTAGCG GTTTGTTGCCGTCATCACTATTCAACTTGTCGAATCTCTCAACTTTACACCTTTCGTACAATCAACTTGTTGGTCCCCTTCCTAGTCAC TTAATTGTGATAGTTGGTGTTGGAGTCAGTATTAGGCCCAAAATTTCCTCCACCTTGGATGGGAG GTACTGA